In the genome of Budorcas taxicolor isolate Tak-1 chromosome 7, Takin1.1, whole genome shotgun sequence, the window GGATAAGATGAAGGGCTGCTACGGGGGTGGGGTCTGTGCCTAGGACATCCCACCCTGACCTTTGCCCCCATGGATGGCAACAGCCTCCACTCCCTTGAGCAGCAAGTACTCATGGATGGCGTCCAcatctgctttcttctctgcaaagaTGAGCACCTGTCCAGAAAAAGCCAACTCTGGTCACAGGGGCTGACTCCTGGGCGCCCCCTATTACATTCCCCCTGCATGCTGCCCTCCGGCCAGCCTGGCTGGCAGCACTCACGGGTGGCGGTGTCTTCTGCAGGCACTCAAGCAGGTACACCATCTTGGCTTCCTCCTTCACGTATTCCACTTCCTGCCACCACCAggatcaggtcaggtggtcctgACAACAGACTCACCAGCCCTGGCCCTGCCACAGAGAATAGGTCCCCAGTCCTGGCTGGGAGGTGACCAGAAGCCTCTTGCCAAGGGCGGGGCACTATAAGAAGGCTTCCTGCTAAGGGCCGAGGCTGTGAATGAAACCCTCGCTGCCCACCCTGCTCTGATCAGTTCCCGGGAGCCTTGGAAGACCCTGCCCTTCCAGGTAAGGCTGCCTAGCAGGTACCTGGATGACATCCAGGCTGGCGGCCCCGGCACGACCCACGTTGATCGTGACAGGCTTTACCAGGGCGCTCTTGGCAAAGTTCTGAATCTTCTTAGGCATGGTGGCGCTGAAGAGGAGGGTCTGTCGCTGGCCCTGAGGAAGAAGTCGACATGTGTGGGCTGGGGAGGCTGAGCGGCTGGGATAGTGGGTGTTGaatgtggtgtgtgtggaggggggggAACGAGGCGGGAACGTCCCGGCCAGGTGGGGAAGGGCACCTTGAAGTAGGAGAAGATGGTGCGGATGTCGCCCTCGAAGCCCATGTCGATCATGCGGTCAGCCTCGTCCAGGGCCAGGTAACGACAGATGTCCAGGCTGACCATCTTCTTCTGCAGCAGATCCATGAGGCGCCCAGGGGTGGCCACCATCATATGCACACCACTGGGGACCAAGGGCGACACTGAGGCTGAGCCACCTGCTCGACCTTACCTAGAGGCCAGCAGCCCGCTCTGTTCTGCCTTCCAGCCTCCTTCCTGTTTCTCGTCGCTTGTCCCTCCTTGTCACTGCCACCACCTTGCTCTCCAAACAGAACAAGGCTCTCCTGAAGAGCACTACAGCCTTCTCTGCTAGACCCCAGCCATGTGTTCACTTCTGCCTCACACATCCGTCCCCCTGATCACTCCTCTGCCCCTAGGAGGACTGACCTGAATTTTCAGATagtttcagcttgtgcttccacaGGTCCCTTTGTAGGCCTCAACGGGATCAGCTTCCTGGTACACTGAACTCATCTTTTCCATGTTTGCATCTTCCCTAACTATCAATGCCTACGAAACAGGGACTGGGTTTGGCCTGTCTGTAACCCTGGACATGTAGTGATGTGGTATCTGTCAGGAACTGCACTGTGTGGAAAGGGCACAGGCCCAGCCACACCCCAGAGCCTCAGCCTCCTTGATAGATCACACTGGACAACCCTGATTGTCCTGGACACCCCAGGCCCTCCACCTCTCTGCCTTCCGCCTGGAATGCCCTGACTCCTTGACCTCCCAAATGCCCCTGTTCCATCTGCTGTGGTCCCAGAGTACTTTAGCACCTTCCTCTGTCCCAACCCACCTCCTCATTAGACTGGGGGCTCCTTGAGGGCTGAGCCTATGGGCAGCCTCTGCAAGGCTCTGCTGAGTAGCTAAAGCAAAGGATCTCTTGGCTTGTCAAGGGGTTCTGACGAAGCCCGTGGGACAGGGTGACTTGGACTCACTGTCGGATGGTCTCCATCTGCTCTTTGACGGACATGCCCCCGATGCAGAGGGCGCAGCGCAGGAGTGGCGAGCTGTCTTCCTGCAGCAGGCGGCAGTAGTACTCCAGGATGCCGTGGGTCTGTCGGGCCAGCTCCCGCTGCAGGTACAGGGGCAGTGGCTGGCACCAGAAGGTGGCTCCCTCCCTCGTGTACCCTGCCCTCCAGGCCAGCCTCTCTTACCGAAGGGCAGATAATGAGTCCATAGGGCCCTTCACGCTTAGAGAAAGGTAACCTTTTCTCTTGTTCCAGGCAGAACATGATGACGGGCAAAGTGAACACCAGTGTCTTGCCTGAACCGGTAAAGGCTATGCCTATCATGTCGCGGCCAGAGAGACTGGTGACAGAGAAGAGAGGCCGGAGGGTCAGGCTCGGTGGGAAACAAAGACTGCTTCTCACCCAGTGGCTGCTCCTCCCCGGACTGTCAGCTTCACACTCACatggtgggaattccctggatctGAATGGGTGTTGGGTGGTGGATGCCCTTCTTCTTCAGGCCTCTCAGGATGGCTACAGAAAACAGCCTGGCTTCATTTTTGTGTTTCACAGGATACGAGACACAGCCCCCTAACACCTGTAAAACTGGCACTATGCCCCTCACGTTACAAATGATGAGactcagacagacagaaagacagacacacaaactTGCCCAAGGCTTCTAGGCTAAGTGGAGGCAGGATTCACACCCAGTTCTGTTTAAGGCCATCATTACTTGCCCTCCAAAGCTCCCTAATGGCAGAGGTTACGAAGTATGAACAGCTCAATGACTGAAAAAGAAGCATAAAGACGAACTCCTCCTTCTCCACTGCCTGGACCTGATGCAGCAGCTTCTGGATTTCGGTGGGGGCCCAgggtgcaaccccacagatgttTCACTATCAAAATGTGGTGCATTTCATGATCACAATGCGGTACtgcagacttccctgggggtacagtggataaaaatctgcctgctgatgcaggggacgcaggtttgacccctggtgtgggaagattccacatgctgtggaacaactaaagcctgcgtgccacaactactgagcctgcgtgccacaagcAGTGAAGCCCGCACGCTGCACCTTCTGAGcccgcgtgctgcaactactgaagcctgagtgcctagcctatgctccacaacaagaagcctgtgcaccgcaacagagtagcccctgctagctccaactagagaaagcctgtgcgcaggaacgaaagacccagcacagcctgtATGCATATAATGTGCTGGTGCTTCCGGCTCCCAGGTACCTGCAGGAAATTTCATTTCCTTGAAGCTCTTAATGGGcggtgggatgccatcgccttccaCCAAGATGTGGTACTTCTTCCGGACACGTTCATGCCGCTCTTCAGACATACTCAGGACATAACGGGGTGGTGTCCAACTGTGGGTGGGTGACAAGGGTCAAGACAGCCCCAGGGCACACCTGGCTTTGGGGTGTCCCTTCCAGTCTCAGCCACCTACCATCCCAAGTAAGAGGAACCAACTGCAGTCAAGAAAGACATACCTAGTTTTGATTGGATCGTCGTATGTGATTCCCTTAGCCATCTCCTTCACTGACATCAAAGCTGAGGAAACAGATGTGGCTCAAGGCTGGCTCCTGCTTCCCAGAGGCCAGGTCCCTTGAAACGGAACATGCCTAGGGGTGAGGGAGGAGGCTCAGTTCACCTCTTCTCTGCCCTGGCTACAGCCATACCTCGACCTTCGGCCACACTCTCCAGgatcttctcctcttccttcagcTGCTTCTCTTTGGCAGACTCCTTGCGGGCTGacaaaagaagcagaaggtgTCAGAGAGACACCAAAGCAGTGCGCCACACTGAGCCTCCGGCCTGCTGCCCAGCCCACCTTCAGCCTTCTCTTTGAGATGCTGGTGCTGATCCAAGAGACTGACGTTGGACTGAGGACCCAACGGGATGTCGTCCTCATCTCCTCGGGGCTCGCTGCCGCTGTCCTGCTGCTCCTCTTCCGCAGCTCCCTTGCGTCTTCGCTGCAGCAGCTTCTGGAGCTGAGGTTCCACCAGTGCCCCTCAGAGCCAAGCCCAACGCAAAGTGCGGCATCGGGCCCGGGGGCCTGCGTCAGGATTCTGGCCTTTGGGAGAGGGTCCTGTGCTCGGAGGCGCAGAGCTGCCCCACTCCTCGGATGAGATTGCCAGTTCCTCGTCTGCCTGGGGACCACGCTCCCACGTACTGACACCTCACTCCGCGGACCCGGGGCCACCCCCCATCGCATCGCTAAAACCCtatctcctgccctcactcttctCGCGACCCACGGCCCTCACCAGCATTTGCCGGCGTTGTCGCAACGGCACGTATGGCACGTAGTCCTCGTCGTCCTCATCCTCTGCCTCAGAGCGGCTTCCTGTGGCAGTCGCCTCGTCGGTGCGAGCCCGCTGCAGACACACACGAGTCAGACCCGGACCCCCGGCCTTTACCTTCGCTCTCCACCCGCGCGGACCccaacctctctcccaccttccGCTCAGGTTCCGATTCCGCCATCCTTTGCTGCACGCATGCGCACCACAGTAAAACCCTCCCCACCTATATGAGATCCAATCAGATGTAAGGAAGCGGACGTCGGCACCTAGCAACGACCTCTTAGTGCCGGATCGCGCAGAAGGACAAATTTTCTCCTGAGCGTCGGTTGCGCGGTGCTGTGTCCCCGCCCACTGTAGGTGGCTACGCAGCTGTTGCCGGGGCTGAGGGCGAAAGCGTCAGGCAAGACATTGTGTGACTCTGCAGGATTTCGAGCACGCGCTAAAAGCTCAAACCGAGCCGGGTAGTAGCGTGGAAACCGCCGTTCCCGAAGAGGGAGGCTTGCCGGCTGCCCAGCCTCGCCCAGGGCGTGACGTCACTCGGCACGCCCCCCCGCTAGTGGACACTGCGCCCTCTCGTGGCCGGGGAGCTCAGAGACCAGGCTAGCTGGAATCCCGGCCCGGACTCTATCGAGCCCCTATTAACCCGCACCGGCCAAGGCAGGCAGGGCAGGATGGGGCTTGCAGAATAAGCTGACTGGTGAGAATACTGCTGGTGTTATCTGTGTGAAACACCTCTGTTCAGAGTGGCGAGATAAACAAAACGATGGCTGTGGTTTTAAACTGAGGGCCTGTATATGTACGCAAACGATTATTATTGTAAATGCCGTAATAGGGTAACTGGGGAACCAAAGACTTCGAGGAGACCTGGATCTGAAGTTAGAGGGAAGTGAGGAATCTCAGAGCTGctgggagggcaggagagggagaggctTCCTGATACAGGGGCTAGCAGGAGTCAAGTTCTGGCCATGCTCAAGTTTCTCAGTGAACAAAGAGATGTGGCCTGTGTAGGGTAGGGTAGTTAAGAGTTAAGGCTGGAAAGGTAGACCCAGAGTGTGCAGGGCTGACTGTCAGGGTAATTTCAACTTTTAAAGAGGATAGATTAGTgctgttcttttcttcctttgtatgTTAAGAGTGTGGTCTGGACATTGTgcagtgtgaaagtgttagccgctcagtcatatccacctCATTTGCAATATTGCTGGCTGTAGCCCTCCActctcttctgtccgtggaattctccaggcgtgaataccggagtgggttgccattttctttggggaacttcccgacctagggattgaacccgggtctcctgtattacaggcagattctttaccatataagccaccagggaagcccaaagagattAGGTGGAGAGATAGATAACTGGTCTTAAGAACTCTCCTAAGACACAAAAAGTACCACTTTTGGAATTAGCATAAAGGCAGgcaactggcaacccattccagtattcttgcctggagaatttcatggacagaggaacctgtcaagctagtccatggagtcgcagagttggacaccactgagcaacttacacacaAACAGGGCAAACTGTAAAAAAGTGGCTTCTCAGCTGGAATGTGATGGACTAGGTGGTATTTGTAAGAAAGTGTTATTTCGAAGAGGGAAACAAGTGAGTAAAAGTTAGGAGCCCTCAGGGTGCCAGACCTCGCTGGAGACTGAGGTCATCAGGTGTGGCTGGAGTGTGCCAGAGGTAGGAGCCAGACTTGAACAACCCTGAACACCATTCATAGAGCTCTTTTTCTGTGGgaaagggcttctctgatagctgttggtaaagaatctacctgcaatgcaggagaccccagttcaattcctgagtcaggaagatccgctgaaggataggctacccactccagtaaccttgggctttccttgtggcttagctggtaaagaatctgcctgcaatgtggaagacctgggttcaatcccctggagtagggcatggaacccactctggtatacagtccatggggtcgcagactcg includes:
- the DDX41 gene encoding probable ATP-dependent RNA helicase DDX41, with translation MAESEPERKRARTDEATATGSRSEAEDEDDEDYVPYVPLRQRRQMLLQKLLQRRRKGAAEEEQQDSGSEPRGDEDDIPLGPQSNVSLLDQHQHLKEKAEARKESAKEKQLKEEEKILESVAEGRALMSVKEMAKGITYDDPIKTSWTPPRYVLSMSEERHERVRKKYHILVEGDGIPPPIKSFKEMKFPAAILRGLKKKGIHHPTPIQIQGIPTILSGRDMIGIAFTGSGKTLVFTLPVIMFCLEQEKRLPFSKREGPYGLIICPSRELARQTHGILEYYCRLLQEDSSPLLRCALCIGGMSVKEQMETIRHGVHMMVATPGRLMDLLQKKMVSLDICRYLALDEADRMIDMGFEGDIRTIFSYFKGQRQTLLFSATMPKKIQNFAKSALVKPVTINVGRAGAASLDVIQEVEYVKEEAKMVYLLECLQKTPPPVLIFAEKKADVDAIHEYLLLKGVEAVAIHGGKDQEERTKAIEAFREGKKDVLVATDVASKGLDFPAIQHVINYDMPEEIENYVHRIGRTGRSGNTGIATTFINKACDESVLMDLKALLLEAKQKVPPVLQVLHCGDESMLEIGGERGCAFCGGLGHRITDCPKLEAMQTKQVSNIGRKDYLAHSSMDF